Part of the Vibrio celticus genome, AGTTTATCGATGTGAAATATGAAGGTAAAAGTTATGAAGAGTTGCACGTCGACGGTGGTTTAGCCGCTCAAGTGTTCTTCAATCCATCAAACTTCGACTATCAGCAGATCTCAGATGCTCTTGGGTTAGAAAAACCACCACAGCTCGATGTTATTCGAAATGGCGCACTGAAAGCGCCGTACCACTCGCTGAGAGATAAGGGTTTAGATTTAGTGGCAAACAGCGTATCCAGCCTGACTCTTGCTCAAACACGTGGTGATTTATATCGAATGAAATACATCAGCGAAATCAACAACATTGATATGCAATTTACTTACATCGAGCACGATTTTGGTTATGCCAAACGAACCAAAGACATGTTTGATGAACACTACTTATTAACCATATATGAATATGGTTATCACAAAGCAACTCAGGGCAAACCTTGGGTAACCGAATTACCTTAATTAGGGATATTGTAAAATGAATAAAACAGTATTAACGCTACTTATCATGGCGACGTCTAGCGCTACAATGGCACAAAGCGTGACCTCAATGGATCAGCAAAAAGTCGATAACGATATGCTACAACTGGCCGACGTTCAGCAGGAAGCGGCGTTGTTCATGGTTGAAGAAAATTCAGACTACGTGGCGATTGACTACATTGGTCAGTGGGTTGAGGTGAACAATTACGTCACACACAAGGAAGCCAAAGAGCGCCAGCTTCAAAAGACCACCAAGAAATACATTTACTCGCAAACAGGTGAAACTCTAGAATCCATCGAGCAGCGAATTGCTGAGCATATTCAAGTGGAGCAACCTAAGTATTTCAGTGTCGATGTTTACCGCAATTACCACGGTGATTCAGGCGACTTTAACTACCTAGCTCGAGTTATCGAATACATTTAAGTTTTCGGTATAACATCAAAGATAAAACCTACTGGCTCAAGTAGGTTTTTTTGTTTCAAATCGACGAATTATTTCACTAATATTATTCTGACAAAGTAGATATTTCGTCAACCTGTGATAATTTAAATAGATAACGATTAAAAGTAAGCACAACAAAATGAATTTCAGTATTGAACAACTTCTCGCGTTCGTTACCGTTTATGACCAGCTTTCCTTCAGTAAAGCCGCCGTTAAACTCAATAAACACAGAACGACAATCGGGCAGGTTATTACTAACCTTGAAGACCAACTCGCGGTAAGCCTATTTGAAAGGGTTGGGCGCTCTGTAACGCCGACAGAAGATGGTCATCATCTTTACCACTACGCTAAGCAAACCATTGAGCAGGCGCGCACTTTTGACAAAGTGGCACTGAGCCTTTCCTATGGTGGGTTAGAAAGCATCACTTTCGCGTACTCTAATGTTGTTCCTCACGACTTGCTGCTTGATATTCGCAAGAAGTTGAGTGGTGACTTCCCAATGATGCGAGTGAACTTTTTAGTTCGAAATAAATCAGATATCAAACACGGACTCCAAAATGGCGATTATCATTTCGGGTTAGTGAATGTACATGAAAGTCGTGGAATACACAGCCTAGATTCCAGCTTCCTGGGACACATTGAATTTCTTCCTTTCGTCAAAAAGAATGGCAAGCTTGCATCGCTTGATCCCGACGAGCTGTTTACCGCCTTAAAAAGTTCAAAGCAGTTTATCTTGCGATCGCTGATTGAAGAGGGTTTGTCTGATAAAGTCACATTCAGCTCAGACAATGAACAGGTCGATCAGTTAGGCTTGGTGATTAAGATGGTGGAAGCCGAATTAGGTTGGGCTTTACTGCCGACAACTTTTTCTGACAACGAATTTGCATATCACGACATTGAGCCTATTAGGGCATCAGAGATGCTGTCGGGCTTGAAGTTTGGCTTCGCGCTTTGGTGTCCGCATTCGAAGCAAATGGAAGAAGTCAAACGGTCGATGTTATCAGTCATCAAGGGTTATACAGCAAAGTTGTCCAATTAGCCTAGCGTTATAAAATACACAGTTGTGGTTCAGCCCCCCCCCCCATTTTTGTAGGGCGGCATCCTCTATATAAGAGTAGGGAAATGACGCTCGAATCGCTATTATTATTGTGCTGGCAGGGTCTTACCCTTCAGAGCAAATTCTTAATTTCAACTGTTTATTGCATGGATGCACACTTTTCAGCCGAGGCCAACGCCTCGGTTTTTTTGAGGCAATTTATATGAACCGCTGTGGTGTGCTTGCGCTATTCTTAAGTTCTTTACTTACCCCTTTTACTTCAATGGCATCTTTTTACGACCCTATTGATGGTCAATTTGATATGGGTCATCATATCGCAGAAAATGCGACTGGATTCTTACCTATACCAATCTTAATTACAGAGCCTGCAGTTGGTTATGGTGGTGGTGTTGCTGGGTTATTTCTACATGAGAGTGAAGAAGAAAAACGAGTTCGTAAAAAAGCTACATTAAAGGCTATTGATGGTGGCGCGCAACTCGTTCCGTCTGCGATGAGTGTTGTCGGTGCTTTGGGAACTGAAAATGAAACCTGGTTTGTTTTTGGCGGCCACAGACGTTCATGGATGAATGATTCAATTCGCTACACGGGAGGTGGCGGCTTTGGTGTTGCAAATGTTGATTTATATCAGAAGTTTACTCTTGGCGGGAAAGATTTAGAGCTAAAGTTTGGCACAAAAACTTCAGTCGCTATACTGTCACAAAAGGTACAATTCAGAATTGGTAACACGCCTTGGATGATTGGTGTGAAACAGTTATTAGCCCAGTCTAAAGTTGAATCTGATAATAACTTGGTCGACAAGCTCATGGAGCTTACCCTAGGCACTGAATCTGTGACATCTGGTTTAGGTATTGAAGCTGAGTTCGATACAAGGAACAATTTGTTTTACCCAACAAAAGGATACCGATTTTCTGCAGACTACATGGTATTTGACGAGGCGATTGGTAGTGATTCAAACTACCGCAACTTAAATATTGAAGGGGAAGGTTATATTCCAGTGTCAGAAAAGTGGACACTTGGGGTAGCGGGTAATTATCAAAATTATGAGCAAGGTGATGGATTTGTGTCTCCAACAGCTAAGCCCTATGTTGAATTAAGAGGTGTGTCTTCATTTCGCTATCAAGGGGATGAAATTGAAACCCTTCAAGGACAACTGACTTACAGTATCAATCATCGTTGGAAGGTGTCTGGGTTTTACGGTTCAGGGGTTGCAAAGCAAGATAACGGCATAAGCCACGACAGTACCGTAAATGCCGGAGGTGTCGGCTTTCGATACCAAATCGCGAGACGTTACGGTTTGCACCTTGGGATGGATTATGCGCAAAGCCATGAAGAACGCGCTATCTACTTTAACGTGGGGAGTGGTTTCTAGAACAACGGAATAGGGTAAACTTTCCAAGAAAAAAGGCGCTAATTAGCGCCTTTTCTTTTTCTATCACTTGCTTACAGTAAGATTACTTCTTACGGCAGAACTCAGCGATTACGTACATTGATTGACCGCCGTTTGTTTTACCAGAAACAAGCTTAGGATCGTCACCAACGCTGATACCACGGATAACAGTACCTTGCTTAATCACTTGGTTAGTACCTTTGATTGGCAGGTCTTTGATTACTGTTACGTCGTCACCTTTCTTAAGTTCAACGCCGTTCACGTCAAGAGGCTTGTCATCAGCAGACATACCGATTTGTGCCCAAACTGATGTTTCTTCTTCAAGGTACATCATGTCTAGCGCGTCTTGAGCCCAGCTTTCTGTGTTCAGACGAGTAAGTTGACGCCATGCAGTTACTTGAACTGGCGCTTCTTGACTCCACATGCTGTCAGTCAGACAACGCCAGTGGTTGATATCTTTAGGATCGTCAATCTCACCAAGACATTTGTCACATACCATGATGCCGTGATCCACTGTTACGTGGCTGTGTGGCGGTACTGCGTATGCAGTAAGAGAAGAATCAGAACCACATAGTTCACATTTAGATTGGCAGCGTTCTAGCATAGTAGCTTCAGAAGACATAATGGACTCACATTTATTAGGTATTAAATTACGGGGCTATTATCCACTTTATTTACAATAAAGAAAGAGGTCGTACGGTATTCTGTCTTGATTAATTTTAGCTGAGATCAACCATTTGTGTTTTAAAGTTTTATGCAAACGGTTAACTAGGGGACTTGTTCGAACGACAGATACAAAAATGCCAGCGGTTAGGCTGGCATTTGGTTAAATTAAATTTTGCTCATGCGCTTACTTACTCGCATCTAACAAGCCAGCGGTTACGGTTGCAATGCCAGTACCTTGCGACAAGGTAAATTGTACAATTTGTGAGGTCATTTCTGCGTTGGCTGCTGCATCACCAGCATTTTGCTGAGAAATTACAGTGGAGTGGTCTGCTTCTGAAGATGCTTTGTCAAAATACGAAGCCAGCTTGTCTCCCGAAGAGTCCAGTGCAGTATTAACCAAGGATAACTTTTTAAACAGGGGTTCGGTACCTGCTGTTGGAAACTCAGCGACCGAGTTTGGTATCGTTTCGTCACCATTCGCTTGAATACCAAGCACAGGTCCCGTAGTTGTAGATGCAATATTATATGGGTCAACGTTATCTAGAACTGTTTGCGCAGCATAAGTGAATGAAGTAAGGGTCGAATCGATTGTCGCTTTGACTGCTTTGTCTGAGGCTGAAGCACTATCATTACTTAGGGCTGTGTAGTATTCATTAAAGCAATCACCACCTGACTTACTGACTGGCACACAGTTACTTACATAATGTGCTTGGTACTCGGTTACACTTGATAGGCTCACGGTGTGCTTAATCTCAGGAGAAAACGAGCCTGACTTAAGCAAGAAAGGTGCAATGCCACCACCTGGGTTAGCAAGTGTTGCACTTGTATAACTAAACATAGAATCAATAGCAGGGTTCAACGAACTGTTACCAACGGTATAAGAGCTGATACCTGTAATCGCCCCGATAGAATGCCCAAATAGAGACACATTCGTTTTGTCGAGGTTACTAAATGCTGCATCAGTAGCAGAATTTAACGCAAAACGAACTCCAAGACCATCAATGGCGCTCTGACGGATGTTATCTCGTGCAACAGGTAAATACTCAAGATTCATGTATACAGTAGGTGTTGTTGGTGTCGTAACAACATCTGCACTTAGTGCGCGTTGACCGTGAAGTGGTTGGTCGATAGCAATAATTGCATAGGGTTTGTATGGTGCTGCTCCAGTAAGTGCGCCGCCAATATGCTGCATCGCAAAAGCATAAGCACTCTCTTTGATGCTAGTGATACCGTGTTGGTACTGTAAAATTGGTAAACTGCTGTCGATAGCTGCTCCTTCAGGTACAAACATAACGAATGGCACTGACTTTGCTGCTCGAATTTGCGGTACAGCGCTGTATTTCGTCATAACTCTAGCGCTATCCAATTGCTCTCCGCTTGCAAGAGTTAACTTTTCTCCAATGAGTAATTGTTGGTACTCTGCTTGATAGAGTTGAGTAGCAGGCTCTGTGATCCCTAAACCTGCCAGCTGTGTAGCAATAGCTGTTTTGTCCGAGTCACTTCCTGAGCTGAGGACATTCAAGATAGTTAAAACACTAGGCATCGCACTGCGCCAAGGCGTTGTTT contains:
- a CDS encoding LysR family transcriptional regulator, whose translation is MNFSIEQLLAFVTVYDQLSFSKAAVKLNKHRTTIGQVITNLEDQLAVSLFERVGRSVTPTEDGHHLYHYAKQTIEQARTFDKVALSLSYGGLESITFAYSNVVPHDLLLDIRKKLSGDFPMMRVNFLVRNKSDIKHGLQNGDYHFGLVNVHESRGIHSLDSSFLGHIEFLPFVKKNGKLASLDPDELFTALKSSKQFILRSLIEEGLSDKVTFSSDNEQVDQLGLVIKMVEAELGWALLPTTFSDNEFAYHDIEPIRASEMLSGLKFGFALWCPHSKQMEEVKRSMLSVIKGYTAKLSN
- a CDS encoding BamA/TamA family outer membrane protein translates to MNRCGVLALFLSSLLTPFTSMASFYDPIDGQFDMGHHIAENATGFLPIPILITEPAVGYGGGVAGLFLHESEEEKRVRKKATLKAIDGGAQLVPSAMSVVGALGTENETWFVFGGHRRSWMNDSIRYTGGGGFGVANVDLYQKFTLGGKDLELKFGTKTSVAILSQKVQFRIGNTPWMIGVKQLLAQSKVESDNNLVDKLMELTLGTESVTSGLGIEAEFDTRNNLFYPTKGYRFSADYMVFDEAIGSDSNYRNLNIEGEGYIPVSEKWTLGVAGNYQNYEQGDGFVSPTAKPYVELRGVSSFRYQGDEIETLQGQLTYSINHRWKVSGFYGSGVAKQDNGISHDSTVNAGGVGFRYQIARRYGLHLGMDYAQSHEERAIYFNVGSGF
- a CDS encoding PhnA domain-containing protein, with the protein product MSSEATMLERCQSKCELCGSDSSLTAYAVPPHSHVTVDHGIMVCDKCLGEIDDPKDINHWRCLTDSMWSQEAPVQVTAWRQLTRLNTESWAQDALDMMYLEEETSVWAQIGMSADDKPLDVNGVELKKGDDVTVIKDLPIKGTNQVIKQGTVIRGISVGDDPKLVSGKTNGGQSMYVIAEFCRKK
- a CDS encoding VolA/Pla-1 family phospholipase, coding for MNNKFSLSLVCSALLLAGCGDNSESSGDSTAAPYSDAINQSLARSSKISFTLLGNEADVPLPSFFLFDTNDHTLNIPLDANSTGLLNDPKVAMGEADGWSTIMPFTINVNLPSDRTLKNDVVMMGTTPFSAHLNAGVKVAKVDVDLSTGVMSNFTALTAGVDYLVASSDFKTIQVLPLKGLDPSSDYIYALTDSIVDSADEPLGTSSSYASLKTKDIDQAGSLDLPQKIIHQVEALFAGYGSVSSSDEIIYSSWFTTASAGNVMNGTKAAIAQTVSPAVTPSDIWKNLANPNSISEADLDNLYTFTVDGTKQDFATAVQADAMFKSAFGDDAATQLAAGYNTNFSTPAAASIQVYRGTVELPYFLSDSLTNNAWKTTPWRSAMPSVLTILNVLSSGSDSDKTAIATQLAGLGITEPATQLYQAEYQQLLIGEKLTLASGEQLDSARVMTKYSAVPQIRAAKSVPFVMFVPEGAAIDSSLPILQYQHGITSIKESAYAFAMQHIGGALTGAAPYKPYAIIAIDQPLHGQRALSADVVTTPTTPTVYMNLEYLPVARDNIRQSAIDGLGVRFALNSATDAAFSNLDKTNVSLFGHSIGAITGISSYTVGNSSLNPAIDSMFSYTSATLANPGGGIAPFLLKSGSFSPEIKHTVSLSSVTEYQAHYVSNCVPVSKSGGDCFNEYYTALSNDSASASDKAVKATIDSTLTSFTYAAQTVLDNVDPYNIASTTTGPVLGIQANGDETIPNSVAEFPTAGTEPLFKKLSLVNTALDSSGDKLASYFDKASSEADHSTVISQQNAGDAAANAEMTSQIVQFTLSQGTGIATVTAGLLDASK